A DNA window from Niabella yanshanensis contains the following coding sequences:
- a CDS encoding type III polyketide synthase, with protein MSKITSIATAVPTYGQSQMQIYNVVRAIHADTAEEERVLRFMYKSSGIETRYAAVPDFNLGNGRSEILHFEENGVNTSGLEERLKIYDKAALDLSIDVIRKCLPEGMEPSGITHLITVSCTGMQAPGLDLSIVKGLKLRTDIYRTSVNFMGCYAAIHGLKHAHYIAEKESDAKVLVVCVELCTLHFQKDKSIDNITSTIIFGDGAAAVLIENSAGKRPGWELKNFYSEINFEGMDDMAWKISADGFLMTLTSKVPEILEKKCKGIMENALQYYGIPSERVDSWCVHPGGKKILEAVERGSSVTREQLQESYAVLREYGNMSSPTVLFVLEKILRKAEQDGSVKNIVGMAFGPGLTLETFHLAHA; from the coding sequence ATGAGTAAAATTACTTCTATTGCAACAGCAGTACCCACATACGGGCAAAGCCAGATGCAGATATATAATGTGGTGCGTGCTATACATGCTGACACAGCGGAAGAAGAACGCGTGTTGCGGTTTATGTATAAATCTAGTGGAATAGAAACACGTTATGCCGCGGTTCCGGATTTCAACCTGGGGAATGGCCGTAGCGAAATCCTGCATTTCGAAGAGAACGGCGTGAATACAAGCGGGCTTGAAGAGCGCTTAAAAATATATGATAAAGCGGCGCTTGATCTTTCTATTGATGTAATCAGGAAATGCCTGCCGGAGGGGATGGAGCCTTCAGGTATTACGCATCTCATTACTGTTAGTTGTACGGGGATGCAGGCTCCCGGACTGGATCTTTCTATTGTGAAGGGGCTGAAGCTAAGAACTGACATTTACAGAACATCTGTGAATTTTATGGGCTGCTATGCAGCTATTCATGGTTTGAAGCATGCCCATTATATTGCAGAAAAGGAATCGGATGCCAAAGTGCTGGTGGTTTGCGTGGAGTTGTGCACCTTGCATTTTCAAAAAGATAAATCCATCGACAATATTACCAGCACAATTATATTTGGTGATGGTGCTGCCGCCGTATTGATAGAGAATTCAGCCGGTAAAAGACCCGGCTGGGAGTTGAAAAACTTTTACAGTGAGATCAACTTTGAGGGTATGGATGATATGGCCTGGAAGATTTCTGCGGACGGCTTCTTAATGACGCTTACCAGCAAAGTGCCTGAGATACTCGAAAAAAAGTGTAAAGGCATTATGGAGAATGCGCTGCAATATTATGGTATCCCATCTGAAAGGGTAGATAGCTGGTGCGTGCACCCGGGCGGTAAAAAAATACTGGAGGCAGTGGAGCGTGGATCTTCAGTTACCCGGGAACAGTTGCAGGAAAGTTATGCCGTGCTAAGGGAATACGGAAATATGAGCAGCCCTACCGTATTGTTTGTATTGGAAAAGATCTTAAGAAAGGCTGAGCAGGACGGCTCCGTTAAAAATATTGTAGGAATGGCCTTTGGACCGGGCCTTACATTAGAAACATTTCATTTAGCCCATGCCTGA
- a CDS encoding methyltransferase domain-containing protein, translating into MPDFSTRSSEKELLDDPSIPFEDIRQNMRELNIINTLLGGHAITKRGFRKILGTRREISICEIGCGGGDNLFVIHQWCSRAGVKAKLTGVDINAHCVEFAKDRYGPLGIEFICSDYKTSAVAPDIIFSSLFCHHFTNGELVLMLQWMQQHCKVGFFINDLHRHPLAWWSIKGLTKTFSRSYLVKNDAPLSVRRAFKKKEWQQLLQKTGIEADINWQWAFRHLILYKK; encoded by the coding sequence ATGCCTGATTTTTCTACAAGAAGTAGTGAAAAGGAATTGCTGGACGACCCATCGATTCCTTTTGAAGATATCAGGCAAAATATGCGGGAGCTCAACATCATTAATACCTTGTTGGGTGGGCATGCTATTACTAAAAGAGGGTTTAGAAAAATATTGGGCACCCGAAGGGAAATCAGCATTTGTGAAATAGGTTGTGGCGGTGGCGACAATTTATTTGTGATTCATCAGTGGTGTTCAAGAGCAGGGGTTAAAGCAAAGCTTACCGGTGTTGACATTAATGCACATTGTGTTGAATTTGCCAAAGATCGATATGGTCCTCTTGGGATTGAATTTATTTGCAGCGATTACAAAACCAGCGCTGTAGCCCCCGATATAATATTCAGCTCGTTATTCTGTCACCACTTTACCAATGGTGAGCTGGTATTGATGCTGCAATGGATGCAACAACATTGTAAGGTGGGTTTCTTTATTAATGATCTTCATCGCCATCCCCTGGCCTGGTGGAGTATCAAAGGACTGACAAAAACTTTTTCACGTTCCTACCTGGTTAAAAATGATGCGCCATTATCCGTTAGGAGAGCTTTTAAAAAAAAGGAGTGGCAACAGTTATTACAAAAGACCGGGATAGAAGCAGATATTAATTGGCAATGGGCTTTCAGGCATTTAATCCTGTATAAAAAATGA
- a CDS encoding NAD(P)/FAD-dependent oxidoreductase codes for MNVYDYDIGIVGGGLAGLTAAIQLRKKGYTVSLWEKNKYPFHRVCGEYISKESWDYLQRCGIDLPALQLPEINKLELSSHGGSVLKAKLDLGGFGISRYWLDYLLYEEAKRQGVAVFEGAKVEQLFYRNGSFEILAGSNSVKVKLALGSFGKRSNIDVKWQRKFVAQKPDSLNNYIGVKYHIKTDLPNDTIALHNFKGGYCGVSKVEADLYCLCYLTTASNLQAAGGIREMEERVLFRNSYLRKIFEQSKFIFTAPVTISQVSFNRKELIYDQVPLAGDACGMITPLCGNGMSMAMHSGKIFTNLADDFLQQRISLEGMLGRYAKAWDLQFSGRLQIGRMVQANFGKEWQTHLFISALKYLPGLTNRIIKATHGQPF; via the coding sequence ATGAACGTCTATGACTACGATATAGGAATTGTAGGAGGTGGTTTAGCCGGGTTGACAGCTGCTATCCAGCTACGAAAAAAGGGGTACACCGTTTCGTTGTGGGAGAAGAATAAATATCCTTTTCACCGGGTTTGCGGAGAATATATCAGTAAGGAAAGCTGGGATTATTTGCAGCGATGTGGAATTGATTTGCCGGCCTTACAATTACCGGAGATCAACAAGCTGGAGCTGAGTTCCCATGGTGGTTCTGTGTTAAAAGCGAAACTAGACCTGGGTGGTTTTGGCATCAGCCGGTATTGGCTGGACTATTTATTATACGAGGAGGCAAAAAGACAAGGAGTAGCTGTATTTGAAGGCGCTAAGGTCGAGCAGTTGTTCTACAGGAATGGCAGCTTTGAAATACTTGCGGGCAGTAACTCCGTTAAAGTGAAACTGGCCCTGGGAAGTTTTGGAAAGAGAAGCAATATAGATGTGAAGTGGCAGCGCAAATTTGTTGCTCAGAAGCCTGATTCGCTCAATAATTATATTGGCGTCAAGTATCATATAAAAACGGATCTTCCCAATGACACTATTGCACTTCATAATTTCAAGGGTGGATATTGTGGTGTATCTAAAGTAGAAGCAGATCTATATTGTCTTTGTTATCTTACTACTGCATCTAATTTACAGGCAGCGGGAGGTATCAGAGAAATGGAGGAGCGTGTTTTGTTTCGTAATTCTTATCTGCGGAAAATATTTGAGCAAAGTAAGTTTATTTTTACGGCACCGGTTACCATTTCACAGGTGTCTTTTAACCGGAAGGAGCTGATATATGATCAGGTGCCGCTTGCAGGCGATGCATGCGGTATGATCACACCTTTATGTGGGAATGGTATGAGCATGGCCATGCATAGCGGGAAAATTTTTACCAACCTGGCAGACGACTTCCTGCAACAACGAATTTCCCTGGAGGGTATGTTGGGGCGATACGCAAAAGCATGGGACCTTCAATTTTCGGGCCGGCTGCAAATTGGCCGCATGGTCCAGGCTAATTTTGGCAAAGAGTGGCAGACCCATTTATTTATCAGTGCTCTTAAATATTTGCCGGGACTAACCAATCGTATTATCAAGGCCACCCATGGACAGCCTTTTTAG
- a CDS encoding CoA-binding protein: protein MANKKTLVLGASENTSRYGNIALRRLRANGHEVVAIGRREGQVGDVVIHKSKPDEEGIDTVTMYMNEQNQKEYEDYILSLKPKRIIFNPGAENYTLAHKAEQQGVQTIEACTLVMLSTGQY, encoded by the coding sequence ATGGCAAATAAAAAAACATTGGTTCTGGGAGCATCGGAAAACACTTCACGCTATGGCAATATAGCCTTAAGAAGATTAAGAGCCAATGGTCATGAGGTGGTGGCCATTGGTCGCCGTGAAGGACAGGTAGGCGATGTCGTTATCCATAAATCAAAACCTGACGAAGAAGGTATTGACACGGTTACCATGTATATGAATGAACAGAATCAAAAAGAATACGAGGATTATATATTGTCACTTAAACCTAAAAGAATCATCTTTAATCCGGGAGCGGAAAACTATACACTGGCACATAAGGCAGAACAACAGGGCGTGCAAACCATAGAGGCCTGTACACTGGTAATGTTGAGTACAGGGCAATATTAG
- a CDS encoding pyruvate dehydrogenase complex dihydrolipoamide acetyltransferase has protein sequence MADKILMPRLSDTMTEGVIAAWHKKVGDSVKKGDLLAEIETDKATMELESYKDGTILYLGADTGGKLQVDDLMVIVGDAGEDISGLVNGKLGGSAEVKEEKKEEPAKEAAKTEEKAATAPSGSTIDVSKLEEVVLMPRLSDTMTEGVIASWAKNIGDDVKKGDLLAEIETDKATMELESYKNGKLLYQGAKAGDKIQVNDLLCIIGEEGKVNVDEIVAAVKGGGAAPTPTAEAKEETAPETKEAAPASSSAPAVTTGENGRIKASPLAKKLAAEKGIDLGSVQGSGDGGRITKSDIDNYKPSASKPATSGNETTTAPAATGSAVTGQVSFEDVPVSQMRKTIARRLSEVKFSAPEIYLTMEINMDKAVASRAQINEVSPNKISFNDLVIKAAALALKQHPDINSSWQGDTIRVNHHVDIGVAVAVDQGLLVPVVRFADTKSLSQIAGEVKDLAGRAKSKKLAPAEWEGNTFTISNLGMFGIEEFTAIINPPASCILAVGAINQVPVVRDGQITVGNIMKVTLTCDHRVADGAVGAAFLQTLKSFLEEPLRMLV, from the coding sequence ATGGCTGATAAAATTTTAATGCCCCGTTTGAGTGATACAATGACTGAAGGGGTGATTGCTGCCTGGCATAAAAAAGTAGGCGATAGTGTAAAAAAAGGCGATTTGCTGGCTGAAATTGAGACCGATAAAGCCACAATGGAGTTAGAAAGCTATAAAGATGGAACTATTTTGTACCTGGGTGCAGATACAGGTGGCAAGCTGCAGGTGGATGATCTGATGGTAATTGTGGGTGATGCAGGTGAAGATATATCAGGACTAGTGAACGGGAAATTGGGTGGAAGCGCTGAAGTTAAAGAAGAGAAAAAAGAAGAACCTGCTAAAGAAGCAGCTAAAACTGAAGAAAAAGCAGCCACTGCTCCTTCTGGTTCAACGATAGATGTATCCAAACTCGAAGAGGTAGTATTAATGCCTCGCCTGAGCGATACCATGACAGAAGGCGTTATTGCCAGCTGGGCCAAAAATATTGGCGATGATGTAAAAAAAGGTGATTTGCTGGCCGAAATAGAGACTGATAAAGCCACTATGGAGCTGGAAAGCTATAAAAACGGTAAATTATTATACCAGGGAGCAAAAGCCGGCGATAAAATACAGGTGAATGACCTGCTTTGCATTATTGGTGAAGAAGGAAAAGTTAATGTAGATGAGATCGTTGCTGCTGTAAAAGGTGGCGGCGCAGCTCCAACTCCTACAGCTGAAGCAAAAGAAGAAACTGCTCCTGAAACAAAAGAGGCTGCTCCTGCGTCATCATCAGCACCTGCAGTAACGACCGGCGAAAATGGCCGTATCAAAGCTTCCCCGTTGGCTAAAAAACTGGCTGCCGAAAAAGGCATCGACCTGGGTAGCGTACAGGGTTCCGGAGACGGCGGAAGAATTACTAAATCAGATATCGATAATTATAAGCCATCAGCTTCAAAACCGGCTACAAGTGGCAATGAGACAACGACTGCCCCGGCCGCAACCGGCTCTGCAGTTACAGGACAGGTTTCTTTTGAAGATGTTCCTGTTTCTCAAATGAGAAAAACAATCGCAAGACGCCTTTCTGAAGTGAAATTCTCGGCCCCGGAAATCTACCTGACCATGGAAATTAACATGGACAAAGCAGTTGCCAGCCGTGCACAGATCAACGAAGTGTCTCCTAATAAAATATCGTTTAACGACCTGGTAATTAAGGCAGCAGCGCTTGCTTTGAAACAGCACCCGGATATCAACAGCAGCTGGCAGGGTGATACCATCCGCGTTAATCACCATGTAGACATCGGTGTGGCGGTTGCAGTTGACCAGGGACTGCTGGTTCCTGTAGTTCGCTTTGCAGATACAAAATCTTTGTCGCAGATTGCCGGCGAGGTTAAAGATCTTGCAGGACGTGCCAAGTCAAAGAAGCTGGCGCCTGCAGAGTGGGAAGGAAACACCTTTACCATTTCCAACCTGGGTATGTTTGGCATTGAGGAATTCACGGCAATCATCAACCCACCTGCTTCCTGCATTCTTGCTGTAGGTGCTATCAACCAGGTGCCTGTGGTTAGGGACGGACAGATCACTGTTGGAAATATCATGAAAGTAACCCTTACCTGCGATCACCGCGTAGCCGATGGTGCAGTGGGAGCCGCTTTCCTGCAAACACTAAAAAGCTTCCTGGAAGAACCACTGCGTATGCTGGTTTAA
- a CDS encoding DNA polymerase III subunit gamma/tau: protein MDKFIVSARKYRPQNFDTVVGQGHITTTLKNAIKQNQLAHAFLFCGPRGVGKTTCARILAKTINCENATPDGEACNECTSCVSFNHGSSLNIHELDAASNNSVDDIRTLVDQVRFAPQAGKYKVYIIDEVHMLSSAAFNAFLKTLEEPPSYAIFILATTEKHKILPTILSRCQIFDFKRITTNDTVEHLESICGKEQVKADKASLQLIAQKSEGCMRDALSIMDKIVSFSNGEVSYNSTLEHLNILDEDYYFRLMDYMQQQDLASAMLLFDDINRKGFEGDLVLNGMAAFIRNLLVSKDEKVVALLDTVESFRERYLTTAQQIPTALLISALNILNESEINYRSARNKRLHVELTLIKLCYLQQAMQLSLDENSVSKKKLIESKGALAFKQIQPVLLRERPAKSQQVVPPAAKLTIADEPVMIPQQPAMKTVTIDQQPRANHGSTPTPTAGKKLSSLEKLRQQFKEIAPEKEDQPLQEATLIEAWQKFTQLLRDNRNPAAQSFSLATVEILDANSFNVYTSNPLENRFVEITKNEAAEFLKTELQNTQLQLFNLIDANRQPVQQEVIERPLSVVEQYQKMIAKYPLVQQLKEKLKLELGR, encoded by the coding sequence ATGGATAAATTTATAGTTTCAGCACGCAAGTACAGGCCCCAGAATTTTGATACCGTTGTAGGTCAGGGGCATATCACCACCACATTAAAGAATGCGATCAAGCAAAACCAGCTGGCGCATGCTTTCCTGTTTTGTGGTCCCAGGGGAGTAGGTAAAACTACCTGTGCCCGTATCCTGGCCAAAACCATCAACTGCGAAAATGCGACTCCCGATGGGGAAGCCTGTAATGAGTGCACTTCCTGCGTATCGTTTAATCATGGCAGCTCACTGAATATTCATGAACTGGATGCGGCCAGCAACAACTCGGTAGATGATATCCGTACATTGGTAGACCAGGTACGTTTTGCGCCCCAGGCCGGCAAATATAAAGTGTATATCATAGATGAGGTACACATGCTAAGTTCGGCGGCCTTTAATGCATTCCTTAAAACACTGGAAGAACCACCCTCCTATGCCATTTTCATATTGGCTACCACCGAAAAACATAAAATTCTTCCCACTATATTAAGCCGCTGTCAAATATTCGATTTCAAACGCATCACCACTAATGACACGGTAGAACATTTGGAAAGCATTTGTGGCAAGGAGCAGGTAAAAGCTGATAAAGCGTCTTTACAGCTCATAGCCCAGAAAAGCGAAGGCTGTATGCGCGATGCGTTGAGTATAATGGATAAAATAGTGAGCTTCAGCAACGGCGAAGTAAGCTATAACAGCACGCTGGAGCACCTGAACATACTGGACGAGGACTATTATTTCCGGTTAATGGACTATATGCAGCAGCAGGACCTGGCCAGCGCCATGCTTTTATTTGATGATATTAACCGCAAAGGTTTTGAGGGTGACCTGGTATTGAACGGGATGGCGGCTTTTATTCGCAACCTGCTGGTAAGCAAGGACGAAAAAGTAGTGGCGCTACTGGATACTGTGGAGAGTTTCAGAGAAAGATATCTTACTACTGCTCAACAAATTCCTACAGCGCTGTTAATTAGTGCTTTGAATATTTTAAACGAGTCGGAGATCAATTATCGTTCGGCCCGTAATAAGAGATTGCATGTGGAGCTCACCTTAATTAAGCTCTGCTACCTGCAACAGGCCATGCAGCTCTCACTGGATGAAAATTCGGTGTCAAAAAAAAAACTGATTGAGTCAAAAGGAGCGTTAGCATTCAAACAAATTCAGCCGGTATTATTAAGGGAAAGACCCGCTAAATCGCAGCAGGTAGTCCCTCCCGCGGCTAAACTAACCATTGCCGATGAACCGGTTATGATACCGCAGCAACCGGCGATGAAAACAGTCACAATCGATCAGCAACCCCGAGCTAATCATGGCTCAACGCCTACTCCAACAGCCGGGAAAAAATTGAGCAGCCTGGAGAAGCTCCGGCAGCAATTCAAGGAAATAGCCCCTGAAAAAGAAGATCAGCCGCTGCAGGAAGCTACTCTGATAGAGGCCTGGCAGAAATTCACACAACTGTTAAGAGATAACCGCAACCCGGCAGCCCAGAGCTTTTCATTGGCTACTGTTGAGATCCTGGATGCTAATTCTTTTAATGTGTACACTTCCAATCCACTGGAAAACCGGTTTGTAGAGATCACTAAAAACGAAGCGGCTGAATTTTTAAAGACAGAATTGCAGAATACTCAACTGCAGCTCTTCAACCTCATTGATGCCAACCGGCAGCCGGTACAACAGGAAGTAATAGAGCGGCCCCTATCTGTAGTAGAACAATACCAGAAAATGATCGCGAAATATCCTCTGGTACAACAATTAAAGGAGAAACTGAAACTGGAACTGGGGCGTTAA